The following DNA comes from Neofelis nebulosa isolate mNeoNeb1 chromosome 3, mNeoNeb1.pri, whole genome shotgun sequence.
tgcccctcccccgttcatgctctgtctctctctgtcccaaaaataaaaaatgttgaaaaaaaaaattaaataaataaataaataaacgttaaaaaaaattttttaaaaaaatttttttttaaaaaagatatgggAAGTCGAAGGATGTGGGAGGATTACCAAGagtgtggaattttttttaatagaaatttaaagcAAGAGGCTATGAAAAGAAGTTTGAGGGCAAAGCTAAAAGCATGGAAAACCTTTAGAACAAGGACACCTCAGGAGGATGACTGGGGCAGTGTACAAAGAAGAAACTTAATTCATTATAGTTctgtgaatagaaaaaaaaagataaagaaacctGCCAGTTATTAGTGTAAACTACACACCAAAATGAGGGAGTGAGGCTTAGCCAGGATAAATGATCTTTCCTGTGTCCCACAGCTTGGAAGAAACTAAAGGATTTGATCCTGGGTCTTTCAGACTTGAAAACGCACCTGGCTACTCACTCTGCCtctcagaaacaagacaaggagcTACAAAACGGGTTAATCCAGGGGTTAAGCCAGATTCCACATCCCTGCTCTCTGGATAATTATGTACCTCTCAAGTAATTACCTCTCTGTACCACAGCTGCCGTTTCTATAAATTAATGCCTATATCATAAGACTATTGGGGGCTCAAAAAAGTATGTAGAACACTTAAAATGATGCCTGACATAGTGGTTAATAAGTGCCAGCTGTTATTACTATAATAATTGTGATTATTATTAGATATAAGTGGGTGAAGCCAGAAATAATAGCTTTCTGGTTTATCGGTGACTTCAAGCAAGGCCCATATTTTAATGTTCATCCAAATCACCTGCAGctcttgtttaaaatgcagattctggggcacctgagtggcttcatttggttaagcatctgactcaattttggctcaggtcatgatctcacggttggtgagatcaagccagGAGCTGGGCTgcatgctaacagcatggagcctgcttgggattctctctctctgtctctctctctcagaataaacatttttaaaaataaaaataaaatgcagattctgattcagtggtaGAGCCTGTcgttctgcatttctaaaaagctccaggtgatgccaatgctgctggtctacagaccacattttgagtagcaaggaCTTGGAGAGCTGAAAGAAATAGCTTTGGCCTTGagccaaaagttaaaaataaaggggtggggggagggcaggaagcaaGAAAGTTTAGAAAAGCCTATGACAAGCCAAATTTAGTAACATGAGACCTAACACTTAGCTATTCTGAACAGTTAGTACCCTGTGGTTTCTTCCCCCTAGTAAAAGAGTTGCCATAGTCTAAAAAGGTGACTGAGCTCTTGAAAACCAAAAACAGTGAGAAAGGGATATTGAAGAAGTATAAGAGACTCAGGAAAATAACCGTAGGACAAACCACCTCTTCCCTCAGTAGTTAGTATAAATGTTTAAAGACAAGAGTAAAATCAGCTGAGCACTTCTTTGATAAGCTATTCTAGCCTTTGCTTtatttacattcattcattcattcagtgctGGCCTCTGATACGGTCTTCCAGAGGTCAAAGAAAAAAGTGTCTGAAAGtacctaaaatatattattaaaccaTTAGTCCTCTGAATTCTTCCTGTTCTTAATAACTAAGGTATCAAAAGAGTAGATTTGAGAATTCCTAGCAAAATTAATTTAAGCTTATGCTATTAACTCACCATGAATTCTTGGGCTACAAAGAACCATCCCCTTCCCAAAAGAAGTCCTTCCAAACACAAGTATTCAAAAGTCTAAATCCACACTGTCCAATAGAAACGTAAGGCAAGacacatacataattttaaattttctggtaggcgtattttttttaaacttttttaatttttagaaatatctttaaaagtaGATGAAACTAATGTTAATAATATacctattggggtgcctgggtggctcagtcggttaagcgtccgactttggctcaggtcatgatctcacagtctgtgggttcgagccccgcatcggtctctgtgctgacagctcagagcctggagcctgtttcagattctgtgtctccctctctctgaccctcccccattcatgctctgtctcaaaaataaataaatgttaaaaaaaaaaaatttttttttttttaaataataataatatacctatttaggggcacctaggtggctcaatcagttaagcgtccacctcttgatttcagctcaggccatgatctcacttgTCATGAGATCGAACTCCACGCTATtggcgcagaacctgcttgggattctctctctctcttcctctctttctgcccctcccgtgcatgTGCTTccgtgtgcatgttctctctctcaaagtcaataaacatttaaaaaatatacctatTTTAGCTCAATATatgtattatcattttaacatgtaattttttaaattattaagttaTTTTCCACTGTTTCAtataagtctttgaaatccactAGAAACAACACACACCTGTTATGCTACTATACAACATCTTACACAATGCAGTGATTAAGGTATGAAAGGCAGTTCTTCCAAAACAAAAGGTATGtttaatggaaaattattttacatccattgcctctttttttatttaaataaaattaaagaacattcagttcctcagtcacaccaCCCACATCTGGGTATTCAACAGTCATGTGCAGGGAGGGCCACTGTACTGAACAGTGCACGTCTCAATCCAACACACATTTTACCACGGCACGTGAGCTGCACTCTTACCTTTCAGCAGCTGTTCCTTGAATCACCTCATACACAAAAACTCCAGAACTCACATCAGGGAAATCTGGATCTTGCCTTTTCATCTCTTGAAGAAGGCTAAGAAAAGTGAGAAGAGTTTTCCCGGAAGGTTAAGAAACACAATGACTTAATAATCTTCAGAGCCCTGGCCAAAATCTCCAACTCAGTAGGTACTCTTATCTGTTCTACTCAAGGCTCCAAGTGGCCAGGGAGAATTCCATCAAGCTGGTCACAGTTATTCTTCCCCGGGGGTGGTCTGGTTCTCTGCCGAAGCCTGGGACCATGGGACATTTATAAGGTAGAGCCACAGAGAAAGAAGCTACTGAAACGTTCAGCAAATATTGGTGCCAGCAGAGGCACCTACTCTGTGACAACGAGGCCCTGCAGTCACAAGAGTAGCTAGTTGTGGTCCAAATGCTTTAGATCGCCTGTTAAGACTGTCCAGCTGTGACTTTTGCTTCTGAAAAACAACCCAGACACATTCAAACCCACGCTTACTTCATAGTGAGAGGCAGCATCCGCAGACCGAGATACTTCTTCTGTGAAAGAGCTTTTCctggaaaggaaaattataaggTGTTACTAACAACAAGAATTCCTTTGGGCAGAGCATAAAAGACACCAAGTCATGGATTATCCTTACTATTATTATAACTGCcttttcaggggcatctgggtggctcagccggttaagtatccaactcttggtttcggctcaggtcatgatctcatggttcagggatTCAagtcctgggtcaggctctgcattgacagtgcagggcctggggtgctctctctctctccctctatctctgcccctcccctgctcatgctgtctctgtctctcccaaaataagtaaataaacttaataataacTGTCTTTTCAGGCTGTCAGCAATGAAAATGCTTCAGAGAATCTTTGTCACTAGCATGAACACTCCTCCCATCCACTCCCATCTCTAGCCCATGGGTTTCCTTTCCACCACAATTCACATATTTCTGGGGACAATACATGCCTGGCTTTGTGCCTTGTCTCCCAATATTGCCACTCAAGCCAACGTGATAAGAGCTGGGTATTAGTGACTCAGTATTCTACAGAATTCCTAATGGCAGTCTCTACGATAGATTGAGTGCTcctgaaaaacacaagaaaggaagaaaaagtcctAACTCCCCTCACCTTTCAACTGGCGCTCATGGAATTCTGCCAAAAACTGTCGAATTCGATCTGAGGGAATTGCGAAGGAGATTCCCGCGGTCACCTTGAGTGTATTTATGCCAATCACATCACCATCCTGGCAAGGGAGGAGCCATCATTAGGTCTCCAAGTCATGCAAACTGATAGGTGCAAaactaaaaccagcagaagagagAGTGAAGCCAGTCACTGAGGGTCAGAACACAGAGGGGCTAGAGGAAAGCAGACTTCAACAGAGAGCAGCGGATGTTACCTTATGGGACACACAGCGTTGTAGGAAAACCAGGGGAGGGGGGGTACCTACCCATGTGCAAATCCCTActgaggacattttttaaaatcttgagctcatttttttccttcgccaaactgattttaaaagtgAACCACAGTTTGTATTTTGACAGGGATAAGAGGACAGGGAGTATTTGCCTTTTCTGcttaaatgaaactaaaaaaaacatggaaaatgcaAAAAAGGCAACACTTCAGTGAAACTATTCAGGATTAGCTAATTGACCTTAGAGAACAAAGCTCTACAAGGCCGAAGCTGAGAAGCAGGAAACACTTTCCTCTTGATGCACTTCACCATCCTTTAGCCTTGTTGAGTAATGGCAAGGGTAGAAAAGAGACTTCTGATCATACTAAAATACGtattataggggctcctgggtggctcagttggttaagcatccaacttcggctcaggtcatgatctcacagcttgtgggttcaagccccaggtcgggttctgtgctaacagatcagagcctgaagcctgctttggattctgtgtcttcttctctctctgcccctcccctgcttgctgtgctcacgctctctctctctctctctctctctctctctctcaaaaataaataaacattttaaaaaatacatattataattcagtaggtctggaatgTGGCCTGAAAATGTGCATGTCACCCTCCTCTAGTAGACTCATTGtctacaggagaaagcaggtgCAAAAAATTACATGCATTGCTAAGTAAAAAGGGGCTCAGTAATTTCACATACAATTCATCCTCCAAAAAGTAAGTGTAATGTGTGAAGAACCAAAAACAATCAGCTCTAAGGGACTCAGAAAGCATGATCACAGGCTGTCTCAAACAGCACTATACTCTCATGCTTTCCCCACATAATTGAGCAACAAGAAACTCCCATTTCCACTAGAGATGCTGAATGAAACTAAAGAAACATGACAGAGCAATGGATTCTTACTGTGGCTTTTCTGTCATCTCTATCAAGACTAAATTTAACCCTGAACAGACCACATCATGTAGTTAGCATCTTGGGATCAGGAACAGTTCTTCATACACAGCAGCAGAGGGGTTTCAAGGATAAACCCTACATAGTACTGTTGGTCATTTAACATCTATTTTAGTTTAGTGCCCAGGACTTGTGTTAACTACGCGATGAAGACAGAAAGCATGCTCAAGAGATGTCAGTAAGCATAAGTAAACCCTAGCACTCTCAGTTTGATGAAATCACATGCCAGGAGGATAAATCCACTGTAGATTTAAATTTCTGCTAACTGGTTACTTAAACGATGCAATAACAGAAAAGCATCTTACCACAAATCTCTACACAAGGGTGACATCCTAGTCTGCATCATGGAATTTGTAAAGTCTTTGAAAGTGAGGAAGAGACGTGAAGCAGCAAGGAAAGTGGTCACTTACCAAGTTCACCAGAGGTCCCCCAGAATTCCCATGCTGAAGACAGAAATTTGGAAAAGTTAGTACTTTTCTCCTTGTCATTTATACATGGTTCCTAAAGAGGTTTACCAAAAGCAGCCTATGCTGGTGAGTGCCTGTTCCTCCTAGATAGGCAAAGCCGTGCCCCCGTCATCACCAACGCTGAAGTCAGTGCCAATGAAGGACAACAGCAAGAGGACCACCACCTTCTACAGCAGGGGGTGACCCCTATGACAGACCTAAGAGGCTACCATGGATGCCAATTATCACATCAAACAGGCTGAACTCTAACAACATGGCATGCCATCCCTCTCGTGAGGATCTAACTGTACTCTGGACATCCCCAACAGGCCAATGGGAAAAGAGGGCATTCTTACATGTCCTTCTCACTGTCCTGTCAGTACCTAACGGGTTGAGGATGGCCCTCCCAAGTAGTGACTTACGTTAATTATGGCATCAGTCTGGATATAGTCCATGTTCGAATCCTTCAGCCCCAGCTCTTTGCCCCCTCTCTGTGTAGTGCTGACAATTCCTGCAGTCACTGTGTTCTGCAGAGAAAACGGGCTGCCCAAGGCCACCACGAACTCTCCAGCCCACAGGTCAGATGACCTTCCCAGCAGCAATACAGGAAGGTCAGTCTGCACAAGACCAGAAGggatgggaaggacagagaggtgaAAAACAAGTCAAGAACAGAATCAACCAGTACTTGTGTTCAACACATATATGACACCGTCTCTATCATTTGGGCAGTTAAAATCCAAGAATCACCTACCCACCCACATACATTCTACAAGTGCCTGATGCTTCTTCCTCAAATTCCAGCAACCACCAAACTCTCTCACTTGCTAAGATGATCAGTATCATCtctaaaatctaaaactattgCTTTgtgcaaaagtgaattactgggaccttatgaagataaaaagcttctgcacagcaaaggaaacaaccaacaaaactaaaaggcaaccaacggaatgggaaaagatatttgcaaatgacacatcagacaaagggctagtatccaaaatctataaagagctcatcaaactccacacccgaaaaacaaataacccagtgaagaaatgggcagaaaacatgaatagacacttctctaaagaagacatccagatggccaacaggcacatgaaaagatgttcaacgtcgccccttatcagggaaatacaaatcaaaaccacactcagataccacctcacgccagtcagagtggccaaaatgaagaaatcaggagactatagatgctggagaggatgtggagaaacaggaaccctcttgcactgttggtgggaatgcaaattggtgcagccactctggaaagcagtgtggaggttcctcagaaaattaaaaatagacctaccctatgacccagcaatagcactgctaggaatttatccaagggatacaggagtactgatgcataggggcacttgtaccccaatgtttatagcagcactctcaacaatagccaaattatggaaagagcctaaatgtccatcaactgatgaatggataaagaaattgtggtttatatacacaatggaatactacatggcaatgagaaagaatgaaatatggccttttgtagcaacgtggatggaactggagagtgtgatgctaagtgaaataagccatacagagaaatacagataccatatggtttcactcttatgtggatcctgagaaacgtaacagaaacccatgggggaggggaaggaaaaaaaaaaaaaaaaagaggttagagtgggagagagccaaagcataagagactgttaaaaactgagatcaaactgagggctgatggggggtgggagggagggcagggtgggtgatgggtattgaggagggcaccttttgggatgagcactgggtgttgtatggaaaccaatttgacagtaaatttcatatattaaaaaagaaaaaaaaagaaaaaaaagaaatgctattgatcttttcaatataaaaaaaataaaaaaataaaactattgctTTGTAGAAATTACTATAACTAAATCACCAGTGAAGTAGCTGATGAACATAAACTGACATTAGCAACTTAGCTCGATTCCAGCTCAAAGGTTCCTAGTCAAGGTTAAGCCACAAACAGAAAGGAGATCAcccagagcagtgcttctcaaattttaacaTGCACATAAATCACTtggggatcttattaaaatgcagattctgattctgtagcCCGGGGTGGgatctgagattctgcatttctaaaacattttcagataatGTCAATGCTGCTGAAGTGCAGATTACACTTTGTGTAGCAAGCACCTCAAAGTATTCCTCAGCAGCTTTGAATCCATTGCAATCATTCCTAGTATTCTAAGGCAAGCAGAAACAAAGCTTCCCAGAAGCAGCATCTGTTGAAAAAAGAGGTAAAGGAGGCTGGATAGTTAATAGAAATTGTTAGGGATATACAGACgggcagagaggaaaataaacaaaagaggagtgaaaaacaggaaaaaaaagaaaccagaaaagagcATATACCAGGTAGAAAAGAtgtgtgggagtggggtgggaaaGAAAGTATCAGCAAATTGATGAAAATCCCCAGCTGTACAGACTGCTTTGACCCTTGCATACTCACGTTTGGCTCAATCTTAATCAGCGCAAGATCCAATTTATGGTCAATGTCCTTGACAGTGGCTTCATACTGGACCCCACTCTGGAGCTCCACCTGGATCCGCTGCTGGTTGGTGAGGACGTGGGCATTGGTAACAATGAGCCCATCCTCAGACACTATGAACCCAGAGCCACTGGATGCAGGAATATCCTTGCTGCCAAGAGGTGACCTGTCTCAGCAAGACAATGGCATAAGCAGAGGGCAGGAAAATTAGGGGATCTATCACAGTCTGGGGACATGGGAACCTCTCATTTATCAAGCATACTGCCACCACGGTTTTCTCAGACATTTTACTTTCTCCTGTCTGTTTTCATGCTCTCCATGTGTAATTGGATTCTGCATGTTCAATGCCTTGGCCATCTCTTAGGATCATGAATGAGAGCTGATTCCAGCTCCCCTTTTCCAGGGACCACCTCTGACCCCCACCTTCAGCGATGGTCAGAGCAGCAACCCTCTGCTTCAGAGACCTAATCTAATCATGCTACTGGGGCCAAATGTGGATCCCACGTTACTGAGTGCCACATTACTGAGGACCCAGGCAGGGAGACAGTGTAAGAGAAGGCTGGTTCCAGCTTGGATCCACTACTAACTGGTCTTGTCACACATGATTCCTTTCCATGCAAACGAGCAGCCTGAGCAAGATCACCATCAGGATGCCTTCTAGCTCTTACATCTGACTCTCAGATTTTGTCTGTGGGagatgagggagggagaaacccCAGACAACTAAGTGCAGAGGAGTGGCCCAGATTTGGAAGTCAGGAACCCTACGCTTCCGCTCTTTGGCTAAACCACCCTGAACAGATTACTCAACCTGTTTTGAGCTGCGATTTCCTCACAGCAGGTTTTATGACTAAACGATGCTTGTAAAGCGGTAGCGCAGGGACTTAAGTGGGCAGGCGCTCATAAACAGTCCGCTGGGCAGCTGGCGGCCGCCTCTTGCCTCCTTTACCTGCGGAACAGCTGCAAGTGAACCACAGATGGCGCCACCTTCTCCACCACGGCGGCGATGAAGTTGTACTTGCTCCTGAGCCGGCCTACACTCCTGGTCCCTGAGAAGAAATGCTCCATGCTTGGGGGCGGTGGGCGTCCCGCTGCCTGACCGCATCTGGTGTCCTATCCCCAAACTCCcggtctctctcctcctccagttccctttccctctccttcctctcttcggGCTCCCCTTTATGTTCACGGCCATCCCGTAAGGATACGACTTGAGGAAAACAGAACTGTCATCCCATCCcgggtgggggggaaaaaaagaaagggaaagggggagacgGTGTTTAACAGGCCTGGGGAGGCAAGCGGGGAGAAACCACATGGGAACTGGTAAGGAGACacctaagaaggaaagaaaattgggaACAAGGAGTTGAATCCGCAGGCAAAGGCGCAGGGACGAGCCTGCGGCTAACCGCGAGTGCGGCGCGCCGCTTAGAGGAGTCGCGAGCGCCCGAGCGCGCGCGGGCCGGCGCTCACCTTGGTCGGCGCAGTCGCCCTTCAGCACGGGCACGGCCGGGAGCGCGCCCCGGAGGCGCGCGGCGCGGTTCTCGGCGCGCAGCGCGCACAGGTTGGGGTAGGTGCGCCCATCGCTGCCGCACACGGCAGCTCCCGCCGCGGGGCAGCCGCAAGTGCCCATCCAGGCGCCGCGGAAGCGCTGGGCGCTGAGCGGCGCGCGGCACTGCAGCCCCGGGGCGCACCGCCGGCCCAGCGTCCCACCGCAGGCCTCTCCCTCGGCCGCCGCGCAGACGCGGCAGCAGCGGCAGCGGTCGAGCACCGGCGTCGCCCCAGCGGAGCAGGTGGGCAGCAGGGGGCAGCGCGTCGGCTCGCAGGCCGCCGGACAGGGCAGCGAGGGCCTGGACTTCCTAGCCTCGACCCTGGGCACAGGCAGCGGGggcagcagcagccacagcaggAGTTGTCCGAGCGCGATGGGCCGCAGCAGAGATCTAGTCATTCTGCCCCCTTCCTTCTTCGCTCTGTTCCAGTTACTTTGGTCTCGCAACTGCTCTAACGTGAGCAACACTTTCTCCCGGCTTGGGTGTCGCCTCCGCCAACCCCCAGACTTTATGGGGCAGAACCTGGCAGATCCCACACGTATCACCCACACCGTCCCCGCCCCGGGGCCAGGTCTACCCCCACGCCACGAAGAGAGGTCGCCAGCCCTGCCCTGTGCAGGCACTTACCTCGGGAAGTGCAGAAAACCAGTAACAGGGCACACTGACTAGAGAGATCACCCACCCACGGACAGAAGGTCAGCGTTAGGAAAACATACACCACATTTCAGTATTTCACATGGTTTTATTacaaaacaagcaacaaaacagttttagaaaattatttttgctaCATACCAATTAGTAGATCACATAAAATGAGAAGCATAACAGTTTCCATGCACTCAGCTCAGTGCTTGCAGTGAGTGCATTTCACAGCTGAAACGTACTGGTTCAAAACACAAAATCATGCCACACCATAAGCAGTGGGGGAAGGGGTCAAACAGTATATTTTTGCCAATATTAGCTTTATTCAAATTCTACTTAGCATGAGTGACTGTAACTGCTACAGGCAataacatggaggaaaaaaaggatgaggggaaaaaaagtgatgtTGGTAGAAAAGATTTAATAAACTGCCCATTTTTGATATCTTCAAAGTTTATAAACAAAGCTCATTTGGGAAACTCAATTTCCAAAATGGTGTTACTTCCATGTGCCTGTTTATCTGGTCAACAGTGAAAACTAACATCAAATCCCACCGCTCAGCTACTCAGtctgctatttatttattggttgctTTTACTCGTATCAGAGCACAGTtatatttaggaagaaaaagaaaaaaccttttgTGTCAAGTAAACTACAAAGCTGGGCCTTACCTCTGCTCTTTTTCATGTGAGCTCAGCATtctactcaaaaataaacgtatAACCTCCAATATTTCGACCTGAGTCCACTCTTCACCTTACTAGGGTTACAATGTCTCACAGGATGAGACTTTTTTACCACCACAGAAATTTACCTACTACATTTACCAACCACCACAGAAATTCTTACGCTTTCATTCTTAAGCTTAAGTTCTTAAGCTTTCAAGATAGTGAATGGTAAATAGTTCAATTATAGGGAAGaccacttggggcacctgagtggctcagtgggttgagcgtccaactttggctcaggtcatgattttgtggttagtgggttcaagtcccatgtcaggttctgtgctgacagctcagagcctggtgcctgcttcgggttctgtgtctccctctctctctctcaaaaacaaacaaacattaaaaaattttaaagccaaatgCTTTGATTGCATAGGCACCATCTTTGGCTCACATGTGAAGTGACATTAAAAATTGTGATGTGAAATTGGTCAGAAGGTAAGAAATATGGACACAAAAGGAATTCTGAAATAAGGTTTGGGAATTAGAATGCTTTTAAGTGCCATTGAAGATAATTCTATTTATCTAGTGTTGGAACCACAT
Coding sequences within:
- the HTRA4 gene encoding serine protease HTRA4 — protein: MTRSLLRPIALGQLLLWLLLPPLPVPRVEARKSRPSLPCPAACEPTRCPLLPTCSAGATPVLDRCRCCRVCAAAEGEACGGTLGRRCAPGLQCRAPLSAQRFRGAWMGTCGCPAAGAAVCGSDGRTYPNLCALRAENRAARLRGALPAVPVLKGDCADQGTRSVGRLRSKYNFIAAVVEKVAPSVVHLQLFRRSPLGSKDIPASSGSGFIVSEDGLIVTNAHVLTNQQRIQVELQSGVQYEATVKDIDHKLDLALIKIEPNTDLPVLLLGRSSDLWAGEFVVALGSPFSLQNTVTAGIVSTTQRGGKELGLKDSNMDYIQTDAIINHGNSGGPLVNLDGDVIGINTLKVTAGISFAIPSDRIRQFLAEFHERQLKGKALSQKKYLGLRMLPLTMNLLQEMKRQDPDFPDVSSGVFVYEVIQGTAAESSGLRDHDVIVSINGQPVTTTTDVTQAVKDSDSLSMMVRRGSQTLILTVTPEIIN